In Primulina eburnea isolate SZY01 chromosome 3, ASM2296580v1, whole genome shotgun sequence, one DNA window encodes the following:
- the LOC140826168 gene encoding exocyst complex component EXO70H1-like, producing the protein MATKTMRTLLFSPKSFSSSSSNSPSPPSRYGYFSPSRPSFHESVMERTLDMAEPFIMKWNTETPILSGNVTSLFHGNRREARDFLKCVNNLHRAMQLLNIENSSSERLIRAQNLMQTAMKRLQKEFYQILSTNRAYLDPESVSARSSSSSSIASSLSDFEDSYSDDEIRAAAFSEVEDVAGLAMEDLRLIAECMISSGYVRECLKIYKIIRQSVVDEGIYRLGVEKFTPSQIHKMDQEGLDLRINNWLNALKVSVKTLFNGERILCDHVFAISDSIRESCFAEIAKGGAMILFEFPENIAKKSRRSPEHIFRPLEMYAAISDHWAEIDSIFSSNPTAIIKSQAMTSLIHLAEFVRSSFDDFESAISKDSSKPPISCAGIHSLTTRVLNHLSLLSNYSNVLADIFADSAKSSLPGFQVGFPDESPAASQRVARLILALLCKLEAKAKQCTKNANLANLFLATNLQYVVVKVRSSNLKYLLGEEWLIKHDSMVKQFLSK; encoded by the coding sequence ATGGCGACAAAAACCATGAGAACCTTACTATTTTCACCAAAATCTTTCTCTTCATCATCCTCCAACTCTCCATCTCCTCCTTCGCGATACGGGTACTTTTCTCCATCTCGCCCGAGTTTCCACGAATCAGTCATGGAGCGGACTCTGGATATGGCGGAACCGTTCATCATGAAATGGAACACTGAGACACCAATACTCTCAGGGAATGTCACTTCTCTGTTCCACGGCAACAGACGAGAGGCCAGAGATTTCCTCAAATGCGTCAACAATCTGCATCGGGCAATGCAGCTCTTGAATATAGAGAATTCCAGCTCCGAGAGGCTAATCCGCGCCCAGAATTTGATGCAAACTGCCATGAAGAGGCTGCAGAAGGAGTTCTACCAGATTTTATCCACGAATCGTGCTTATCTCGACCCAGAATCCGTCTCGGCTCGATCTTCTTCCAGCAGCTCGATCGCATCCAGCTTGTCCGATTTCGAAGACAGTTACAGCGATGATGAAATCAGAGCTGCGGCGTTCTCGGAAGTTGAAGATGTCGCTGGTTTGGCAATGGAGGATCTGAGATTGATCGCCGAGTGCATGATTTCGTCTGGTTATGTGAGGGAATGCTTGAAAATATACAAAATCATTCGGCAATCTGTCGTTGATGAAGGAATTTACAGGCTCGGGGTGGAGAAATTTACCCCTTCGCAAATTCATAAAATGGATCAGGAAGGTTTGGATTTGAGAATCAACAATTGGCTCAACGCATTGAAAGTTTCTGTGAAGACCCTCTTCAACGGGGAGAGGATCCTCTGTGATCACGTCTTCGCCATCTCCGATTCGATCCGAGAATCGTGCTTCGCGGAGATCGCGAAAGGAGGAGCCATGATTCTGTTCGAGTTCCCAGAAAACATTGCGAAAAAGAGCAGAAGATCTCCGGAGCATATCTTCCGCCCACTCGAAATGTATGCCGCCATCTCCGATCACTGGGCGGAAATCGACTCAATCTTCTCCTCCAATCCGACGGCTATCATCAAATCCCAGGCGATGACGTCGCTCATCCATCTCGCCGAATTCGTGCGCTCCTCATTCGACGACTTCGAGTCCGCAATATCGAAGGATTCATCCAAACCGCCGATCTCCTGCGCCGGGATTCACAGTCTGACGACCCGAGTGCTGAATCACTTGTCACTCCTCTCCAATTACAGCAACGTTCTGGCGGATATCTTCGCCGATTCTGCGAAGAGCTCGTTGCCGGGCTTTCAGGTCGGATTTCCCGACGAATCTCCGGCGGCTTCTCAGAGAGTGGCGAGGCTCATTTTAGCCCTCCTCTGCAAGCTAGAGGCCAAAGCAAAGCAATGCACCAAAAATGCGAATCTTGCTAACTTGTTCCTAGCCACGAATCTCCAATACGTCGTCGTAAAAGTCCGGAGCTCCAATCTTAAATATCTTCTGGGAGAAGAATGGTTGATAAAGCACGACTCTATGGTGAAACAGTTCTTGTCAAAGTAG
- the LOC140826167 gene encoding probable pectate lyase 4 — protein sequence MGLSLPYGHVDSSLRALSGQAEGFGRSAVGGQNGAVYRVTTLADDGPGSLRDGCRKKEPLWIIFEISGTIKLSSTLSVSSYKTIDGRGQKIKLTEKGLRLKECEHVIICNLILEGGRGHDVDAIQIKPKSKHIWIDRCSLSDYSDGLIDITLESTDITVSRCHFSNHDKTILIGGDPSKTCDRCMRVTIHHCFFDGTRQRHPRVRFGRVHLYNNYSRCWGIYAVCASVDSQIYSQRNIYEAGQKKVAFKYLTEKATDKANECSGCIISEGDLFVCGTQSGLKPLPTETRVFRPCEHYQTWTAEAPTEDLKHFLQHCTGWQLIPLPVDTPCS from the exons ATGGGGTTGAGTTTGCCTTATGGCCATGTCGACTCCAGCTTGCGGGCTTTATCCGGACAAGCAGAGGGCTTCGGCCGCTCCGCAGTCGGAGGGCAGAACGGTGCCGTTTATCGTGTCACCACCCTCGCCG ATGATGGACCAGGTTCACTACGTGATGGGTGCCGCAAAAAAGAACCTTTATGGATCATCTTTGAAATTTCGGGAACCATCAAACTCTCCTCAACTTTAAGTGTATCATCCTACAAAACAATCGATGGGCGCGGCCAGAAGATTAAACTCACTGAAAAGGGCCTAAGATTAAAGGAGTGTGAGCATGTGATAATATGCAATCTAATCCTCGAAGGTGGCAGAGGACACGACGTGGATGCGATTCAGATCAAGCCAAAATCCAAGCACATATGGATAGATCGTTGCAGCCTCAGCGATTACTCTGACGGACTGATAGATATCACACTCGAAAGCACCGATATTACAGTTTCTCG GTGCCACTTCTCGAATCATGATAAAACGATACTTATCGGGGGGGATCCTTCCAAAACCTGTGACAGATGTATGAGGGTTACAATTCACCATTGTTTCTTTGATGGGACTCGGCAGAGGCACCCAAGGGTTCGATTCGGGAGAGTACACTTGTACAATAACTATAGCAGATGTTGGGGAATTTATGCTGTTTGTGCTAGTGTTGACTCACAG ATATACTCACAACGCAACATATATGAAGCTGGACAAAAGAAGGTGGCCTTTAAATATCTCACGGAGAAG GCAACAGACAAGGCAAACGAATGCAGTGGGTGCATCATTTCCGAAGGCGACTTGTTTGTTTGTGGAACTCAGTCTGGCTTAAAGCCCCTTCCGACTGAAACTCGCGTGTTTCGTCCCTGCGAGCACTACCAGACCTGGACCGCGGAAGCTCCCACAGAAGATCTCAAACATTTTCTTCAACACTGCACAGGGTGGCAACTCATCCCTCTTCCTGTTGATACACCATGTTCCTGA